TCGGCCGTGGCCCGCGAGGACCGCCTCGAAGACCTGATGGTGAAGATCGAGCAGGATCTCGTCGGCGCCTTCCCCGAGGAGTACGAGGAGAACGAGCGCCGCTACGAACTCCAGGCCGAGGCTTACGACCGGCTCTCCCTGCTCGTCCACTCCGCCATGCCCGACTACGCCCGCGGCCCCTACCGCCAGAAACTGCTGCGCACCAAGGCGTATCCGGCGGCCCGCCGGCAACGGGTGCGCCCCGCCGTCCTCTTCGACGCCTTCAAGGGCACCCAGTACTCGGACAGCCCCCGCGCCCTGCACGAGGAACTGCTCCGCCGCGGAACCGACCTCGAACAGCTGTGGGTGGTGCGCGACGACCAGGTGGAGGTGCCGCCCAGCGCGATCCCGATCCGCATGTGGTCGCCCGAGTGGTACGAGGCCCTGGCCACCAGCCGGTACATCGTCGCCAACAACCACCTCCCCGACTGGTTCCAGCGGCGCGACGGCCAGATCGTCGTGCAGACCTGGCACGGCACCCCGCTGAAGAAGATCGGCCACGACATCGAGTCCATCCACTTCGCCGACCAGCGCTACCTGGAACGGGTCGAGAAGGAGGTGCGGAACTGGGACATGCTGGTCTCGCCCAACAGCTTCTCCACCCCGATCCTCCAGCGCGCCTTCGGCTTCCCCGGGGAGATGGTCGAGTCGGGCTACCCCCGCAACGACATCCTCCGGCTGCCCGGCACCGAGGAGCGGGGGCGGGAGATCCGCCGCCGCATCGGCCTGCCCGAGGACAAGCGGGTCGTGATGTACGCGCCCACCTGGCGCGACGACCAGTACTACGCGCCCGGCAAGTACAAGCTGGACTTCCGCATCGACCTCGCGGACGCCCGCGCCCGGCTGGGCGCCGACCACGTCCTCCTGGTCCGCCGCCACCCCAACGTCGTGGACCCGGTGCCCGGCGCCGGCGACGGATTCGTCTTCGACGTCTCCGACTACCCGGACATGGCCGAACTCTCCCTGATCACCGACGTCATGATCACGGACTACTCGTCCCTGATGTTCGACTACGTCAACACCGGGCGGCCCATCCTCTTCTTCACCTACGACCTGGACCACTACCGGGACACCCTGCGCGGCTTCTACTTCGACTTCGCGAGCAGCGCCCCCGGCCCCCTCCTGCACACCTCCGAGGCGCTGGTGACGGCCGTCGAGCGGATCGACCGGATCGAGGAGGCCTACGCCGACCGGTACCGCTGGTTCCAGCGCGAGTTCTGCGACCTGGACGACGGTTACGCCTCCGCGCGGCTCGCCGACCGGATGCTCGTGGTCGGCGGCGACCTCGCTCCCGGGCAGGCGCAGGCACCGGCCGTGGGCACCGTCGACACCCGACAGGCGGGGCGGCCCATGACGCCGGTCCAGGGCCGTGCCGGGAGCTGGTTCACGGCGCCGCGCCGGACGGTGCAACCGGAGCCGGCCGTCGCGCCGGTGGTCGGTGCGGTGCCCGCGCAGCCCGGGCCCGAGTACGCCGGCCCTCCGCAGCTCATGCCCGGCGGGCGGACCTTCGAGGGCGCGGTCGTATGACGCCGGTACTCGGCGGGCCCTCAGCCGGTGTCCACCCGGACCAGCAGCGCGCGGTGGTCGGAGACGCCGGTGTCGCGCACCGTGCAGCCGGATCTGGGCAGGCCGGTGAACAGATAGTCCAGTTTGTGACCGGACTCGTGCGTCGGGCGCCCGGAGCGGTCGGCGGCAGATTCCTGGTCGCACTCCCGGTAGACGCGGTAGACGGCGTCGGGCCACACCCAGCTGGACGTGTTGCGGACGCTCGGCGGGTTCAGGTTGAAGTCGCCGCCGAACACGGTGCGCCGCCGCGGCACCGCCGCGACCAGTGCCCGCAACTGGTCGTCGCGGTACTCCCGGCCGGGATGCGCCAGGTCGCTGCCGGGCAGGCTCAGGTGGGCGTTGCACACCCGGACGCCGGCCTTGTCGACCGTCGCGCACAGGATGCCGCGCCCCAGTCCGGCCACCGGCTGGCGCGAGGGCACCGACCGCACCGAGGACAGCGGGTGGGCCGAGAGCAGGGCGAGGCCGGCGGCGCCCTGCCCGCGCCCGTCGCACCGCACCGTGCCGGAACGCCCGGCCCGGTCGCGCGAGGTGTAGGGACGGAAGGCGAGCTGCCAGGAATCGCCGAGGGCGTCGCGGACCGACTCCGCCTCGGCTTCGCAGGCCTCCTGGAGCAGGACCACGTCGGCACCCTCGCCGACGAGCCGTTCCACCGCCCGCCTCTTGGCGGCGGCACCACCGGTCTCCGCGCAGTTCCACCGCCGCACGCCGCACATGTTCCAGGACGCCACGGTCAGGACGCGCTCCGCCGGGAGGGACCGCACCGTTCCCCTCGCGGTCAGCACCGGCACCAGCGTGACCAGGAGCGCCGACAGCGCGAGCACCGAGGCCACGGCGACGAGGCCGCGACGCCGGCGCGGGCCGGTGAGGAGCGGGAAGTCCGGCAGAGGCATCCCGACATCATGTCCGATCGACCGAGCCGGCCCACGGGGGCGGTCATGAGAGTGGAGTTCCGTACATGACCAAGGCGCCCG
The Streptomyces sp. NBC_01723 genome window above contains:
- a CDS encoding endonuclease/exonuclease/phosphatase family protein; amino-acid sequence: MPLPDFPLLTGPRRRRGLVAVASVLALSALLVTLVPVLTARGTVRSLPAERVLTVASWNMCGVRRWNCAETGGAAAKRRAVERLVGEGADVVLLQEACEAEAESVRDALGDSWQLAFRPYTSRDRAGRSGTVRCDGRGQGAAGLALLSAHPLSSVRSVPSRQPVAGLGRGILCATVDKAGVRVCNAHLSLPGSDLAHPGREYRDDQLRALVAAVPRRRTVFGGDFNLNPPSVRNTSSWVWPDAVYRVYRECDQESAADRSGRPTHESGHKLDYLFTGLPRSGCTVRDTGVSDHRALLVRVDTG